TAGTTTCAAACCAAAGTTGAAGCCAAGTTCCAAAGTGGGTTTGAGTTATAGAATGGTTCAAATTTTTGTCAACGTTTATGTGTTTCATTGACGGGCTTCCTTTAAACTTTGCTATACCAAATAAATTGGTTTCCCAAAA
The Bernardetia sp. genome window above contains:
- a CDS encoding group III truncated hemoglobin, giving the protein FWETNLFGIAKFKGSPSMKHINVDKNLNHSITQTHFGTWLQLWFETIDQLFEGELALKAKQSARKMSTGQFLTIWNNRPENKKPADNNVYKK